The following are encoded together in the Blastocatellia bacterium genome:
- a CDS encoding M14 metallopeptidase family protein, whose product MVRRKGFLSIILLLSSLVPTVGGAQARITSPREFLGFEVGEDRKLADWDQITSYFKMLDNASDRITVEELGKTTEGRPFIMATISSPENLARLDRYRAQQKRLADPRGLSEAEAEALIREGKVVVLITCNIHSTEVASAQTALEFAWRMATENTPRVRQILDNVILLLIPSLNPDGQQMVVDWYRKYVGTPFEGSSPPWLYHKYVGHDNNRDWYMFTQVETQLTVGKVHNVWHPQIVYDVHQMGMYSARMFMPPWMDPIDPNIDPILVQGMNYLGMSMAADLTAEGKKGIVVNAIYDLWTPARHYQCYHGGLRILTESASVKLATPVEIPFERLEVGRGYNGKQSSWNYLEPWPGGLWRLRDIVDYQLSAFFSLLGTAARDRERFLRNFYLVGKRAVERRSPPYAFVIPAEQKDPWTTAKMINTLRFGLVEVGRARASFEADGRTYPAGSFVIKLAQPYGSFAKTLLERQKYPDLREYPGGPPKRPYDVTAHTLPLLMGVEVVEVARPFSVDLEPVDRAEPPAGGLVKGRSRVGYLIKPDGVNEVVALFHLLKSGVKVYRLMGPDVRPGTAFIPADARAETVLESVARRLALQVEAASHRPNGPALELRLPRIGLYKSYVASMDEGWTRWIFDQFEIPYTSIYDKDIRAGGLERTFDVIILPENSARAIIEGHRRGAPDPRSGTQMPDEYTGGIGDQGVNNLRSFIEAGGTLITLNTASDVVVERFGLGIKDVLAGVSNREFYCPGSILKVNVDTTHPIAFGMERETPIWFEEGPAFEAPPGARVIASYGTGSPLLSGWLLGGEKLTGKAALVDLPLGRGRAVLFGFRPQYRGQSYATFKMFFNALLYASAASMTLE is encoded by the coding sequence CTGGGACCAGATCACCAGCTATTTCAAAATGCTCGATAATGCTTCCGACCGGATCACGGTCGAGGAACTGGGAAAGACGACCGAGGGCCGTCCCTTCATCATGGCGACGATCTCCTCTCCTGAGAATCTGGCGCGACTGGATCGCTATCGGGCGCAGCAAAAACGACTGGCCGATCCTCGCGGGCTGTCCGAAGCTGAGGCGGAGGCGCTCATTCGAGAGGGGAAAGTCGTCGTGCTCATCACCTGCAACATTCATTCGACGGAGGTCGCCAGTGCTCAAACGGCCCTCGAGTTCGCCTGGCGCATGGCCACCGAGAATACCCCGCGCGTGCGCCAGATTCTCGACAACGTCATCCTGCTTCTGATTCCCTCGCTCAATCCCGACGGCCAGCAGATGGTCGTTGATTGGTATCGGAAATATGTGGGAACGCCTTTTGAAGGATCGTCTCCGCCCTGGCTCTACCATAAGTATGTCGGGCATGACAACAACCGCGATTGGTACATGTTCACCCAGGTGGAGACGCAACTGACCGTGGGCAAAGTGCACAACGTCTGGCATCCGCAGATTGTCTACGATGTCCATCAGATGGGAATGTACTCGGCGCGGATGTTCATGCCTCCTTGGATGGACCCGATTGATCCCAACATTGATCCCATTCTGGTCCAGGGGATGAACTATCTGGGGATGAGCATGGCTGCCGATCTGACGGCCGAAGGGAAAAAGGGCATCGTCGTCAATGCGATTTACGATCTTTGGACTCCAGCGCGGCACTATCAATGCTATCACGGAGGCTTGCGAATTCTGACCGAGTCCGCCAGCGTGAAGCTGGCGACACCGGTCGAGATTCCCTTCGAACGATTGGAGGTGGGACGCGGTTACAACGGCAAGCAGTCGAGCTGGAACTATCTCGAACCCTGGCCGGGAGGTCTCTGGCGCCTGCGCGATATTGTGGATTATCAACTCTCGGCCTTCTTCTCTTTGCTCGGGACGGCGGCGCGAGATCGGGAACGATTCCTTCGCAATTTCTATCTCGTCGGCAAACGTGCTGTGGAACGGCGCAGTCCCCCCTATGCCTTCGTCATTCCGGCAGAGCAAAAGGATCCGTGGACGACGGCCAAGATGATAAACACCCTGCGGTTCGGACTGGTCGAAGTGGGGCGCGCGCGAGCATCGTTTGAGGCCGACGGCCGGACGTATCCTGCGGGAAGCTTCGTCATCAAGCTGGCACAACCTTACGGATCGTTCGCCAAGACATTACTCGAGCGCCAGAAGTACCCCGATTTGCGCGAGTATCCCGGCGGTCCGCCCAAGCGACCTTACGATGTCACGGCCCATACGTTGCCGTTGCTCATGGGCGTCGAGGTGGTGGAGGTGGCGCGTCCGTTCTCGGTGGACCTCGAACCGGTTGACAGGGCTGAACCCCCGGCAGGGGGGCTCGTGAAGGGGCGGTCGCGAGTCGGTTATCTCATCAAGCCGGACGGCGTCAACGAAGTGGTGGCTTTATTCCATCTGCTCAAAAGCGGAGTGAAGGTCTACCGGTTGATGGGTCCCGACGTGCGTCCGGGAACGGCGTTCATCCCGGCGGACGCTCGCGCCGAGACTGTACTGGAGAGCGTGGCCCGGCGATTGGCGCTCCAGGTCGAAGCGGCCTCGCATCGCCCGAACGGACCAGCTCTCGAACTGAGACTCCCGCGGATTGGTCTTTACAAAAGCTATGTCGCCTCGATGGACGAAGGATGGACGCGCTGGATCTTCGATCAGTTCGAGATCCCCTACACGAGCATCTACGATAAGGACATCCGGGCAGGAGGATTGGAGCGTACCTTCGACGTGATCATCCTGCCGGAGAATTCCGCGCGGGCGATCATTGAGGGCCATCGTCGAGGGGCCCCCGATCCGCGTTCCGGCACGCAGATGCCCGACGAATACACCGGCGGTATCGGAGATCAGGGAGTGAACAATCTTCGCTCGTTCATCGAAGCTGGCGGGACCCTGATCACGTTGAACACGGCATCAGATGTTGTCGTGGAGCGGTTCGGTCTCGGAATCAAGGACGTGCTGGCAGGAGTATCCAACCGTGAGTTCTACTGCCCCGGCTCGATCCTGAAAGTGAACGTTGACACCACGCATCCGATTGCCTTCGGAATGGAGCGTGAAACGCCCATCTGGTTTGAAGAGGGACCGGCGTTCGAAGCCCCTCCAGGTGCCAGGGTCATCGCCTCTTACGGGACGGGGTCGCCGTTGTTGAGCGGCTGGCTGCTCGGCGGAGAGAAACTCACGGGAAAGGCGGCCCTGGTTGACCTCCCCCTGGGGCGTGGGCGAGCAGTACTCTTTGGCTTTCGGCCTCAATATCGCGGCCAGTCCTATGCGACATTCAAGATGTTCTTCAATGCATTGCTTTACGCCAGCGCCGCTTCGATGACCCTGGAATAA